The Methanolacinia petrolearia DSM 11571 genome has a segment encoding these proteins:
- a CDS encoding HypC/HybG/HupF family hydrogenase formation chaperone, which yields MCIAIPAEVLEIKDGNVALVDYGDLQQEVRIDLVDVEVGEFVLVHVGFAIQKLSREEALQTRQVFKEVYAAMEE from the coding sequence ATGTGTATTGCTATACCTGCAGAAGTGCTGGAGATAAAAGATGGCAATGTGGCTTTAGTTGACTATGGTGATCTTCAACAGGAGGTTCGCATTGATCTTGTCGATGTTGAGGTTGGAGAATTCGTCCTTGTTCACGTAGGCTTCGCAATCCAAAAATTAAGCCGTGAAGAGGCTTTACAGACAAGACAGGTCTTTAAGGAAGTATACGCTGCAATGGAGGAATAA
- the pyrC gene encoding dihydroorotase → MSGYCDLILKNVSVPSGIVVDISIKDGIVVHSGSSGRAGEIIDCKGLCVLPGAIDMHVHMRGGKEQSSKETWETGTKSALAGGVTHVVDQPNCIPPVTDAFSFESRLAEAKEQAFCNFSINASVMEGADLPGMHRAGAAAFGEIFAAPSSYGEGVPEKFLRQAFREIEKIGGLATVHAETVTEGIDDSLSAHNRLRSPEGEALEVSKVIEIAPENLRLHFCHLSCPESVNLVSGKNTFEVMPHHLLLSTGMFDDLDTFAKVNPPVRDEETRHELWRYWDRIDVLASDHAPHTIADKSAEFSCAPSGIPGVGTMIPLFLALVYRKKISIQSLIDKTTVNPARILHMNCAGFEPGMRGDFTIYPKTAEIIDPERLHSLAGWTPYEGMEGVFPEKTILGGDVVYSDGEFFRGNPRWIPGDGYIE, encoded by the coding sequence ATGTCCGGTTATTGCGATCTAATCCTGAAAAATGTCTCTGTTCCGTCAGGTATTGTAGTTGATATTTCAATAAAAGACGGGATTGTAGTCCATTCCGGTTCCTCAGGACGGGCGGGAGAGATCATCGATTGTAAAGGACTGTGTGTTCTTCCGGGCGCCATAGACATGCATGTCCATATGAGGGGCGGAAAAGAACAGAGTTCGAAGGAGACTTGGGAGACGGGTACGAAGAGCGCTCTTGCCGGAGGTGTTACTCATGTTGTTGATCAGCCGAACTGCATTCCTCCTGTGACGGATGCCTTTTCATTTGAATCCAGACTTGCCGAGGCGAAGGAACAGGCATTCTGTAATTTTTCCATCAATGCCAGTGTTATGGAGGGTGCGGACCTTCCCGGAATGCATCGTGCAGGTGCGGCGGCCTTCGGGGAAATATTTGCCGCACCGTCAAGTTATGGCGAGGGAGTTCCTGAAAAATTCCTGAGGCAGGCGTTCCGGGAGATCGAAAAGATCGGCGGCCTTGCAACCGTTCATGCCGAAACTGTCACTGAAGGTATTGATGACTCTCTTTCCGCACATAACAGATTGAGGTCACCTGAAGGCGAGGCGCTTGAGGTCTCAAAAGTAATCGAAATTGCTCCCGAAAACCTGAGGCTTCATTTCTGCCATCTTTCCTGCCCGGAATCCGTGAATCTCGTATCAGGAAAGAATACATTTGAGGTGATGCCTCATCATCTTCTGCTCTCAACCGGGATGTTTGATGATCTAGATACCTTTGCAAAAGTAAATCCCCCGGTAAGGGATGAAGAGACAAGGCATGAACTCTGGAGATACTGGGACCGGATAGATGTCCTTGCATCGGATCATGCTCCCCATACTATTGCCGATAAGTCGGCTGAGTTCTCCTGCGCTCCGTCCGGCATTCCGGGTGTCGGGACGATGATCCCTCTTTTCCTTGCGCTTGTGTACAGGAAGAAGATCTCTATCCAGTCGCTCATCGATAAAACAACAGTCAATCCTGCACGGATTCTTCATATGAATTGCGCCGGGTTTGAACCGGGAATGCGTGGAGATTTTACCATATACCCGAAGACCGCAGAGATTATCGATCCGGAAAGACTTCACAGCCTTGCAGGGTGGACTCCTTACGAAGGGATGGAAGGTGTATTCCCGGAGAAAACAATTCTCGGTGGAGATGTAGTTTATTCGGATGGGGAATTCTTCAGGGGGAA
- the hypE gene encoding hydrogenase expression/formation protein HypE, whose product MKTIDLMHGAGGAIFAELLGKTLTAYTHNNAGGIGLEALDDGAVIPINGSNIVLTTDSHVVRPLFFPGGDIGRIAVCGTANDLAMMGAKPIALTCAMIIEEGFEIPQLERIVKSMDEALGECGASIVTGDTKVLERGALDGIAINTAGIGITEKPVRDCGLKPGDVIISSGTLGDHGLAILTAREGFDLGEQIHSDVAPVWNIVENAMAAGDVHAMKDPTRGGFSNAINEMAEKSGVQVRIREEDLPVRRSVASASELLGINPLDVANEGKVIMGVAANDAEEILAAIRRSKYGQDAAIIGYVVEGSSVIMETSIGGERFIEPPIGDPVPRVC is encoded by the coding sequence ATGAAGACGATTGACCTGATGCACGGAGCCGGCGGTGCGATTTTTGCCGAACTCCTTGGAAAGACTTTGACTGCATACACTCATAATAATGCCGGAGGTATTGGCCTTGAAGCCCTCGACGACGGAGCTGTAATTCCGATCAACGGTTCGAATATTGTTCTTACTACAGATTCCCATGTTGTAAGGCCTCTTTTTTTCCCCGGGGGAGATATCGGGAGGATTGCCGTATGCGGGACCGCTAATGATCTTGCAATGATGGGTGCGAAGCCCATAGCCCTGACATGCGCAATGATAATCGAGGAGGGCTTTGAGATCCCGCAGCTTGAAAGGATCGTGAAATCGATGGATGAAGCCCTTGGTGAATGTGGGGCATCTATTGTCACAGGGGACACCAAGGTTCTTGAAAGAGGTGCACTCGACGGTATCGCAATAAATACTGCCGGAATCGGTATTACTGAAAAACCCGTGAGGGATTGCGGTCTTAAACCCGGTGATGTGATTATATCAAGTGGAACTCTCGGTGATCACGGGCTGGCGATTCTTACGGCAAGAGAAGGTTTCGATCTCGGCGAGCAGATACACTCCGATGTTGCGCCTGTGTGGAATATCGTCGAGAATGCAATGGCCGCAGGCGATGTACATGCAATGAAGGATCCGACACGCGGGGGTTTTTCTAACGCGATCAACGAGATGGCTGAAAAATCGGGTGTCCAGGTAAGGATCAGGGAAGAGGATCTTCCGGTGAGAAGGTCCGTTGCAAGCGCATCCGAACTTCTTGGTATAAACCCACTTGATGTCGCAAATGAGGGAAAGGTGATCATGGGCGTTGCGGCGAACGATGCCGAAGAGATACTTGCGGCGATCCGCAGGTCGAAATACGGGCAGGATGCAGCAATTATCGGTTATGTGGTCGAAGGGAGCTCGGTTATTATGGAGACTTCTATCGGCGGCGAAAGATTTATCGAACCCCCGATAGGCGATCCTGTCCCGAGGGTCTGCTGA
- a CDS encoding hydrogenase maturation nickel metallochaperone HypA/HybF, producing the protein MHEYSIAYDIYATAKRAAEDNFATKIKKVHVGVGELTMINPEQVIFLFETMCEEESLFKDCKIECTNIPVKSECECGYSGNERFVCPDCGKLPVVKEGMEILVTNIEIEVEDEDD; encoded by the coding sequence ATGCACGAGTACTCCATTGCATATGATATATATGCAACTGCAAAAAGGGCAGCGGAAGACAATTTTGCAACAAAAATAAAGAAGGTTCACGTCGGTGTGGGCGAACTGACGATGATAAATCCCGAACAGGTTATCTTCCTCTTCGAAACGATGTGCGAAGAGGAATCTCTTTTTAAGGACTGTAAAATAGAATGTACAAATATTCCCGTTAAAAGTGAATGTGAATGCGGTTATTCCGGAAACGAAAGATTCGTATGTCCTGATTGCGGGAAACTTCCTGTTGTTAAAGAAGGTATGGAGATTCTGGTTACAAATATTGAGATAGAGGTTGAGGATGAAGACGATTGA